The Plasmodium knowlesi strain H genome assembly, chromosome: 14 region catgaattcttgaaccaaaagttccagaaaatccttctggttcaattgtgtgtcccctttttgacattcatccaacacttcaaaatgaatttcaataatcgcgCGACGATTCGCGTGACCAGAACGTTCTGTTCTCGTTgcagcagaacgaggttttcgtttcttcaccaatcgatattcatgtgaaccggcttcttccacatgatcgaggacttgttcctgtaccgaTGGACCGGGTATTTctgcaggagatcttctgaaacgttgtcctcctttaccaagaggaccaaaatactacagaaaaaaaaaaaaaaaaaaaatgggaggatatttttgctgaagattatgaaaaaatttttttacacatttattttattcatttttttttttaaccattaaaaaaattttttttccttttaatcattaacaaaattttttttttccttttaaccattaaaaaattttttttttccttttaaccattaaaaaaaaatttttcctattaatttttctcttaccttccaaaggtaataagccatagcagaaagaccaatggagacaggagccaaaggaagaaaaggggtaaggagatccgtaagaaggatgggacagactgtattctctaatgttttttccattgagTCGCTCTTCGTTCCGAGTAGTGGTTTAACTTGGTCCTGTATTTGGTcattgccaattttgcatttaTCATAATCGTTATTATGccatgtgcacacaaaacaagaattattacCATTATTGCATGGAGGTGTGCCATTCATAATGTCACTACTTTTATTAAAAGCATGTTCTATGCCCttatctatgtcacaaagaggatgtacccaactatatccttttttcttctcatttgccattgtttgcaattgttttgcatactctttaagaaataaacaacccatcgtttgtccaaacgatgggccattaACACGGCCGTCAACACGGCCGTTAACACGGCCATTATCATGAgtataaatgtgttttaaccctgaagcaaaaagcaaacaagctgctttatttgttctgcCTTCCTTATGGCcaattttattccatttatcTTCGTTGTCTTTGCAGTATTGGTTAACTTTCTCCTGATTTTTAGACTGCGACATATATTCTAGAAgttcttttaattccttcGTGGCGTCTTCTTCTATGTTTTTCTGATcattaaagaagaagtgaaggaagaaaagaaaaaaagaaatatatatgtatgtatacacatatgtatacacatatgtgtatacatatatatgtacatatatatacatatatacatatatatacatacatatatacatacatatatacatatatatatacatatatacatatatatacatatatacatatatatacatatatacatatatatacatacatatatacatacatatacatatacatatatacatatatacatatatatatacatatacatatacatatatacatatatacatatatacataattatacatatacatacacatacatatatacatacatatatacatacatctatgcatatacatatacatatatacatatatatatacatacatatatacatatatacatatatatgcaagcatatacatacatatatgcatttatgtatacgtatatacgtagTTGTCTATCGCCCTTACCCAAGGTTGTGTTGTTCCGCTTGAGGgtgtttgtccatttttgctctttagttttttttttattgcgcATTGaacttgagtacagaaagaagatttcatGTCAGTGATTTTGTCTAAtgtttgtttcattttggtGTTAATGGTGGATTTGTCTTCGTTGAGGagattgttcatttgttttggGACTTTGTCTTTGTCGTTGTCGTTATTATTACAGGGTGAACTTCCACCTGATGATGCTGTTGCAATTAAGTCTTTATTAACGAGGAGGTCGCAACTGTTAAAGTCTTTTTCCCTTGTGCATTTAAAACAACTATTAGTACCACTAACACCATTACATGGAGTCGAAGACgaagaattattattattgttccATTCTTcaaacattttatttattttctcctcacCAATGGGACAAACTTTATCCGACTCATCTCTTATTTTATCAGCGTACATATTAAGAGCAATGCAACCAACTGCTCGTTGGAGCAGTTGGTTGTCTTGACCATTAGACTGCTTCGAAGCAGCACCATTTGGAATCTTTTTAATGTAGTCTAAACCTGccgtgatatgattacatgctcttctttcaacactatcagGATTATCATCACCAAACTGATCGCATACAACATTAGTTTGTTTTGATTTGTTATTTCCATTCGTCCGAATTGCTGTAAACATCTTCACCAGTTCCGGTTTGACTCCTACCTCctcccaaaagtcacactgtaagaaaaaaaaaggagaaaaggttatatatatgtagttagtaggttatgtagtatccggttgttgtagtatccggttggtatagtatccggttggtgtagaaTCCGGtcggtgtatagtatccggctggtgtagtatccggttggtgtagtatacggttggtgtagtatccggttggtgtagtatcctgttggtgtagtatccggttggtgtagtatccggttggtgtagtatccggttggtgtagtatccggttgctgtagtatccggttgctgtagtatccggttgctGTAGTATctggttgttgtagtatccggttgttgtagtatccggttgttgtagtatccggttgttgtagtatccggttgttgtagtatccggttgttgtagtatccggttgttgtagtatccggttgttgtagtatccggttgttgtagtatccggttcgtgtatagtatccggttggcgtagtatccggttgatgTAGTATCCTATCaatgtctgcgaggagtctttcctttccccctaaagtaactaaagcaaaccccggaaccttattcctaaaccctggaaccttattctcataccctaaaaccttactcctataccctacaacctttattcctaaacgcggaatctgactcctatacccccaaaaccttattccaacacccctacaaccttattctgacattcctacaaccttcttttaaCACCCGTCAAACTTACTATAAGACCCtcaaaaccttattctaatacccctacaaccttaatCCTACACCCCAACAGCctttattcctgaacccggaatcagaagaattttttttttttttttctttttttttttatattccttctACCCCCCCCaagtgttgtggttgtggtaGGTTGGATGTGTTGGTTGccgtagtaatacttacccaactGTGCTTAGAGTTACCGTTAGTcccgtttttgtttttgaaccatttgggtgcggCGCATCTAATATAATCACATAAAGTGGACATGCTATTTATGTTCGGTAAGGTCTCAGTGGAGGTGTTGTCAATTTTGGACTGAACATGTgttaatttgtcctttactgCCGTTTGGGTGATATCGCCAGCTGCGTCAATTATGCCAATTTTGCATTGGTCAATGTTGGTATCATTCCATTGGCACGGAACACAAGGTTCCGTGCCATTGCAAGTACCATTAGTAATACTTCTATTCCATGAATTGAAAGCTTCCTTTATTCCTGATTCGATAACACATTTTGATTTGCCTTTCATtcgttttgcatattccttaaggagtaaacaacccatcgcttGTTTCAACGATGGGTCCTTATCCAAGATTTTTGTGCCATTGCCGTTAGACGCTGCAATTTCCTTCAGTTTTTCGAAACCTGCTGTAAGATATTGGCATGCCTTCCTTTCAGGGTTCGTGGCAGGTCTGTCACTGTCCACGGTCCCACAATCACCTGCGTCGTTTCCATTATTCGTCATGGCGTTGGACAAATCATTCCATAGTCGTTCTACTTCGCCACTTGTCGTCCAAAATGTGTCCTGCATAAGTggagtaatatatatatatatatatatgcatatgcataaatggatatgcatatacatgtgtatacatatatatacatgtatacatgtacacatacatatgtatatgtatgtacatatgtacagttGTTTCCCCCCATACCGCAGATGTAATCGATGGTTTTTGTCCGTTTGTGGAATTTAAAtgggatgctatacattGGAGACGGTTGCATAGAgtctccattttatttattgcaGTTAGCATTGTACTAATGTTTTTGTCCTTGTCCTCCTGGAAGATGCCTTCCACTTTGTCCCTTGCAGTGCCCGTGTCGTTTGTGCTAGTCTGCACGGTGCAATTCTCCATGCTGGTATCATTCCATTGGCACGGGACACAAGGTTCCTTGCCACTACTGCAAGTAGCATTATTATTCTTAAATGCCTCTTGTATCCCCTTATCAATATTACAAATTGCTTTGtctttcatatattttgcataggaatgaagtaagaaacaacccatcgtttgtctaaacgatgggttgtctAAAACAGACGACGACGCCGTCGTCGTATACAGATGTGTTAatccggcatgcaaatacttGCATGCCGCCTTTTCAGCTTCAGTTCCAAATGAACCACATTGTCCACTTCCGCTTGCGTCTTTGCCATTACtgtccttcattttatttgctAATTCATCCCACAATTTCTTCATGGGGCCATTCTCTTCCCAAAATTCTTCCTATATAGgtggtataatatatatatatatatatatatatatatatatatatgcatatgcatataaatgtacatatatacatgtatatgtgtgcacatatacgtatatgtacatgtacacatacatacttatgcatctgtacatctgtgtatatgtatatatgtatatatgcacttatatgtatatatatgtatacatacgtacatacacatatatatgtgtatacatgtatgtatatgtacatatatgcatatatgtaattaTCATTCCTACCAACCAGGCAGGTGGCGTGTGTGCCCACTTACCTGTCCACTCCCGTGTCCACTCGTACTGTTGTTCTCTTTCCACCGCTTTGCTGCACAATTTACGTATTCACATAAGGAATTGTTCGTATTGAACTGAGCCAAGGTTTCTTGTATTTTGGGGTCCTGCGTTTGGTTGTGGCTGCTGAACAGTGTTTTCACTTTGTCCTGTACTTTCTCACTTTGGCTTGAGTCAATGCGGCAATTGTCAAGTCCGTCATTAGTGGTGTCCGTccatttgcattcaaaacattTATTGTCATTAGGATCTCCGCATTGAGATGTTCCATTCTTCATAAAGTCcttacttttttcaaaagcttTCTGCAAACCATCATCTATGCTACAATAccctccttcttttgctttttcttttaatttgttaGCATATTCCTTTAAAAGAacacattttataatttgatcAGAATATTCCTTAGTGCTACCATTTgaatttttgtacatttgatgcaaaaattttgtcaTGTGTTTGCAAGCTTCTTTATTTGCACTATCAAGGTTTGATGCGTCTTTGCAATAATCAGTAAGGGCGGCACTATCATTCGAAGTTGGAAGGAGTTTCTCAAGTTGGGGCTTGACATAGTTGTCCCAAAAATTCTGCTGCGTGGGGAAtgaaaagtatatatatacctatatgcatatacgtctgcacatatatatatacatatacatataaaaatatatatacatatacatatacatatatgcatgtctacatatatatacacatatacatatatatatacatatatgtacttatatgtgtatatatatgtacagtcTTTCCCCTGTTTCCATTGCTGCTAATTACCTGCTGCGCCTTGTTGTTCAATTCCCAGcgtttttttgcacattccAGGCGCTGGCAAAGTGTCTTACCCTCTTGCTTCATGCATCCATCAGCTGcggaaagaagagaagaaaaaaaaaggaaagttaaTACGACATGTATAGTACcctatgtgtatgtatatgtatatgtatgttgtatgttgtatgttgtatgttgtatgttgtatgttgtatgttgtatgttgtatgttgtatgttgtatgtatttagatggaataaatgtatgtcattcacaatcgatgaaaatttttttctctttttttttttccttttttcggtTGAGATTGTTCTAAATTTGCGGTTCTATatgccatccagttcccaccatccagttgccaccatcctgttaataccatccggtcactatcatcctgttcccaccatccagttcataccatccggttactaccatccagttcctaccatccggttactaccatccagttcctaccatccggttactaccatccagtctccaccatccagtctccaccatccagtctccaccatccagtctccaccatgcagtctccaccatccagtctccaccatccagccTCCACCATcgggttactaccatcaAGTTCCcatcatccagttcccaccatccacctCATACCATGCGATTCAttccatccggttcgtaccatcgggttcctaccatcgggtttctaccatccggtcaatACCATCAGCttcgtaccatccgattcataccatccggttcataccatccggttcataccatccgattcataccatccggttcataccatccggtttctgccatccagttcataccatccggtttctgccatccagttcataccatccggttccaaCCATcctgtcatcatcatccggtttctaccatccggttcccaccatccagtctccaccatcctgtCTCCAACATCCGCTTCCTACCATcatgttcccaccatccagttcataccatccggttcctaccatccggttagtaccATCCgctccccaccatccacttcccactaCCCAGTTTCGACCATCCAGGTCCCACCGTCCGAtttctaccatcctgttattacaatccggttcataccatccggtccataacattcggttcataccatccaggtcataccatccggttcctaccatccaattcccaccatgcagttggtgtatagtatccggtctttgtctttgAGGAGCTTTACCTaaccctcccgggagggatgctgggatgctcccctgccatccggttcatactattcGGTACCTACCACACCGTTctcaccatccggttcatactattcGGTACCTACCACACCGTTctcaccatccggttcatactattcGGTACCTACCACAccgttcccaccatccagttcataccatcctgttcataccatcccgttcatacgatccagttcctaccatccggttactaccatcccgttcatactatccggttcataccatccggttactaccatccggttcataccatcctgttcataccatccggttcatacgatccagttcctaccatccggttcctaccatcgggttcataccatccggttcatactatccggttcataccatccggttcataccatccggttcataccatccggttcataccatccggttcataccatccggttcataccatccgactcataccatccggttcataccatcgggttagtgtgtagtatccggtctttgtcttcgaggagttttacctacccctcccgggagggatgctgggatgcgtccctgccatccggtacctaccatccggttcataccatcccggttcataccatccagttaccaccatccgcttactaccatcccatacataccatccggttcatactattcCGGTTTATACTattccggttcataccatccggttcctaccatccagttcccaaaatccggttcctaccacccggttcctaccatccagttcccaccatccagtctccaccatccagtctccaccatccagtctccaccatccgatttccaccatccggtttctaccatccagttcataccatccagttcataccatccggttcataccatccggttcataccatccggttcatgcCATCTGGTTACtactatccggttactaccatccagttcataccatccggttcccaacatcctgttcccaccatccagttcccaccatccagttcccaccatccggttcctaccgcCCGGTccgtaccatccagttcctaccatccggcttcAACCaaccggttcataccatccagttcataccacccggttcataccatccggttcataccatccggttcatgcCATCTGGTTACtactatccggttactaccatccagttcataccatccggttcccaacatcctgttcccaccatccagttcccaccatccagtttctaccGCCCGGTccgtaccatccagttcctaccatccgacTTCAACCaaccggttcataccatccagttcataccacccggttcataccatccgattcataccatccggttgctaccatccggtttctgccATCAggctactaccatccagtctccaccatccacttcccaccatgcgGTTGATgcatagtatccggtctttgtcttcgaggagtttttcctttccctccctaaagtagctaaagctaacccctgaaacctaaatcctaaaccctgaaaccttattcatataccctaaaagctttactcctataccctacaaacttattccaacacccctagaacctttattctaacacccctacaacctttattctaacacccttaccaccttattctaacaccagcacaacctccctcctaaacccggaatctaagttctaacaccctgaccccctcctcctaaacctggaatctaagttctaacaccctacagccttactcctaaaaccggaatctaagttctaacacccggacaccttcttcctaaacgcggaatctcacttctaacacccatacagtattactcctatacccggaaaccccattctaacatccatacaacattattctaacacccatacaacattgttctaacaccccaacaaccttattccaatacccggaatctgacttctaacacccctacaaccttattctagcacccctacaaccttattctagcacccctacaacctccctcctaaacccggaatgtaACTTCTCACACCCTCaacatcctcatcatcctttaccccccacctttttttttttttttttttctttcattttatcttttttttccaatatgGGAAGGTAGTGAGTATGCAtatttgcgttttttttttttttttttttttgtgaaaggacaccttttgtttatagaaaaaaagaaaaaaaaaacattcttcctttttttttaagaacattatatattttttttttttttttcctttttattttttcttcaaaaaaaaaaaaggaaataaaccTTCACCCTAAAACATGTAAATaacaggccatatattgttgttcttataaccttaaaccctaaaaaatgcaaaatcttacacatgtacaccgtaaaatattaaatcccgcataCACCCTAAAAGTgcaaaatcctacacatacaccgtagaatattataaatcccgcaacctaaaaatgcgaaatcttacacatatacaccgtaaaatattaaatcccgcaacctacatgcgaaatcttacacatatacaccgaaaaaatattaaattccgcaacctaaatacgaaatcttatacatatacatcgtaaaatattataaatcccgcaacctaaatacaaaatcttacacatatacaccgtaaaatattataaatcgcgcaacctaaatacaaaatcttacacatatgcaccgtaaaatattataaatcccgcaacctaaatacgaaatcttacacatatacaccgaaaaaatattataaatcccgcaacctaaaaatgcgaaatcctacatatatacaccgtaaaatattataaatcccgcaacctaaaaatacgaaatcttacacatattcaccgtaaaatattataaatcctgcaacctaaatacgaaatcttacacatatacacctgtaaaaatattaaatcccgcaacctaaaaatacgaaatcttacacatatacaccgaaaaaatattataaatcccacaacctaaatacgaaatcttacacatatacaccgtaaaatattatatcccgcaacctaaatacgaaatcttacacatatacaccgtaaaaatttatattccgcaacctaaatacgaaatcttacacacatacaccgtaaaatattataaatcccacaacctaaatacgaaatcttacacatatacaccgtaaaaatattataaatcccgcaacctaaatacgaaatcttacacatatacaccgtaaaatattaaatcccgcaaccgaaattcgaaatcttacacatatacacccgtaaaaatattataaatcccgcaacctaaaaatacgaaatcttacacatatacaccgtaaaatattataaatccctttttcttctttttttatttttttccttatatccatttctttacttcctgttttcttctaataataatttttttttttttttttttcctttttttcacttttattatttttttttttcgtattgCATGAAAGTGTTCACGTTCATGTGTAAGCAATAtaagtgaaagaaaaagaaaaaaaaaaaagaagattctttcttgcacatttatttcttattttgcttGCAaccttaatttattttttttttttttggtgaagaTTAGAACATATAATTTTTGTCTTACCTTGTACTTGTTCAGTTGCTTTCCTTATTTTCTGTAATGCTCCGCCCACTTGGAAGGAACCGTCCAACTGCATTGCTCCCCGAAATACTTTCTGTAATGTGTTCTGATCTAAACTATAGTCGTCATTTACTAATACGTCGGATATAGATGGTGTGCCAgcactactactactactactattATCGCctacttttaaaaattctgtCATATGTTGTGCATTCTCTTCTCTCTGCTGTTGCAGTTTCGTCGGATCCCTTCTTGGGACCTTACAGACGTCTTTCCAATAGTTCCAGGGGACCCATATCCTCCAGTTCTCGTTCTTCCGTCCCGCCCTTTCTGCCTGCGCTCTTCGTTTGATTTCTTCCTGGAGAAGTGCTTTACCAAATATCAGGGCGATTTGGTCAatgtttttacatttatccAAGTTCTTGGCTGCTTGCGagtgtttcttctttaaattattttccacGTTGCGCGATATGTGGTCAATCACATCTTTTAAATGACAATGATCTCCATAAATTTCGGAAAGGGCAACTGTTCCGACGATGCAGCGACGATAGGCTTCCTCATTCGTGAGGGGCGTAATAACGGGGTCCTCATCCTTCGTGTCCCCTTGCTTCAGCCTGATCGTCTTTACTCCAcgcatgaaatattttatttcgaCAATTCCTTTACATACATTCCGCAGGTACTCACCCCTGTGCCAATTACTCTCCTCACCCTTCAGAATGTCCCCCGCGCTCTCACAGAGACGCGATATTTCATACGACTCCCATCTACCCACGAGCCACTGGGTTAATTCTTCCCACGTTGTCCTCAAGTCCTCCTTCATTTGTTCCTATATAGAAAGTAAAGAAAGAAGGCAGATGTGttcacacatacatatatatatacatatatacatatatatgtatattcatTCACTTACCATAGCCTCCTTCCTACTGCTGAAAGTCCCTCCATTCTTATTCACTACTGTCTTCATCCATTCCTCCAACAATCCACCATTGGGTACTGCTTGCGCCGCCGCCATGTTTGTGAATTCTTCGTCTTCTACAGGGATATTTTACCAATTTCCATatgaccaaaaaaaagaaaaggaaaaaaagaagaatattcttcttctactgcctcttttattcttttccgttcCGTTCCACTACCCTTAATcctactttccttttcttcttctactgcctcttttattcttttccgttcCGTTCCACTACCCTTAATCCtactttcctcttcttcttctactgcctctttattcttttccgttcCGTTCCACTACCCTTAATCctactttcctttccttcttctactgcctcttttattcttttccgttcCGTTCCACTACCCTTAATCctactttcctttccttcttctactgcctcttttattcttttccgttcCGTTCCACTACCCTTAATcctactttccttttcttcttctactgcctcttttattcttttccgttcCGTTCCACTACCCTTAATCctactttcctttccttcttctactgcctcttttattcttttccgttcCGTTCCACTACCCTTAATCCtactttcctcttcttcttctactgcctcttttattcttttccgttcCGTTCCACTACCCTTAATcctactttccttttcttcttctactgcctcttttattcttttccgttcCGTTCCACTACCCTTAATCctactttcctttccttcttctactgcctcttttattcttttccgttcCGTTCCACTACCCTTAATCctactttcctttccttcttctactgcctcttttattcttttccgttcCGTTCCACTACCCTTATCCtactttcctcttcttcttctactgcctcttttattcttttccgttcCGTTCCACTACCCTTATCCtactttcctcttcttcttctactgcctcttttattcttttccgttcCGTTCCACTACCCTTATCCtactttcctcttcttcttctactgcctcttttattcttttccgttcCGTTCCACTACCCTTAATCctactttcctttccttcttctactgcctcttttattcttttccgttcCGTTCCAC contains the following coding sequences:
- a CDS encoding SICAvar, type I, with protein sequence MAAAQAVPNGGLLEEWMKTVVNKNGGTFSSRKEAMEQMKEDLRTTWEELTQWLVGRWESYEISRLCESAGDILKGEESNWHRGEYLRNVCKGIVEIKYFMRGVKTIRLKQGDTKDEDPVITPLTNEEAYRRCIVGTVALSEIYGDHCHLKDVIDHISRNVENNLKKKHSQAAKNLDKCKNIDQIALIFGKALLQEEIKRRAQAERAGRKNENWRIWVPWNYWKDVCKVPRRDPTKLQQQREENAQHMTEFLKVGDNSSSSSSAGTPSISDVLVNDDYSLDQNTLQKVFRGAMQLDGSFQVGGALQKIRKATEQVQADGCMKQEGKTLCQRLECAKKRWELNNKAQQQNFWDNYVKPQLEKLLPTSNDSAALTDYCKDASNLDSANKEACKHMTKFLHQMYKNSNGSTKEYSDQIIKCVLLKEYANKLKEKAKEGGYCSIDDGLQKAFEKSKDFMKNGTSQCGDPNDNKCFECKWTDTTNDGLDNCRIDSSQSEKVQDKVKTLFSSHNQTQDPKIQETLAQFNTNNSLCEYVNCAAKRWKENNSTSGHGSGQEEFWEENGPMKKLWDELANKMKDSNGKDASGSGQCGSFGTEAEKAACKYLHAGLTHLYTTTASSSVLDNPSFRQTMGCFLLHSYAKYMKDKAICNIDKGIQEAFKNNNATCSSGKEPCVPCQWNDTSMENCTVQTSTNDTGTARDKVEGIFQEDKDKNISTMLTAINKMETLCNRLQCIASHLNSTNGQKPSITSADTFWTTSGEVERLWNDLSNAMTNNGNDAGDCGTVDSDRPATNPERKACQYLTAGFEKLKEIAASNGNGTKILDKDPSLKQAMGCLLLKEYAKRMKGKSKCVIESGIKEAFNSWNRSITNGTCNGTEPCVPCQWNDTNIDQCKIGIIDAAGDITQTAVKDKLTHVQSKIDNTSTETLPNINSMSTLCDYIRCAAPKWFKNKNGTNGNSKHSWCDFWEEVGVKPELVKMFTAIRTNGNNKSKQTNVVCDQFGDDNPDSVERRACNHITAGLDYIKKIPNGAASKQSNGQDNQLLQRAVGCIALNMYADKIRDESDKVCPIGEEKINKMFEEWNNNNNSSSSTPCNGVSGTNSCFKCTREKDFNSCDLLVNKDLIATASSGGSSPCNNNDNDKDKVPKQMNNLLNEDKSTINTKMKQTLDKITDMKSSFCTQVQCAIKKKLKSKNGQTPSSGTTQPWKNIEEDATKELKELLEYMSQSKNQEKVNQYCKDNEDKWNKIGHKEGRTNKAACLLFASGLKHIYTHDNGRVNGRVDGRVNGPSFGQTMGCLFLKEYAKQLQTMANEKKKGYSWVHPLCDIDKGIEHAFNKSSDIMNGTPPCNNGNNSCFVCTWHNNDYDKCKIGNDQIQDQVKPLLGTKSDSMEKTLENTVCPILLTDLLTPFLPLAPVSIGLSAMAYYLWKYFGPLGKGGQRFRRSPAEIPGPSVQEQVLDHVEEAGSHEYRLVKKRKPRSAATRTERSGHANRRAIIEIHFEVLDECQKGDTQLNQKDFLELLVQEFMGSEFMKEEQVPKEEVLMEGVPIERVPILGSGFMV